From the genome of Bos indicus x Bos taurus breed Angus x Brahman F1 hybrid chromosome 14, Bos_hybrid_MaternalHap_v2.0, whole genome shotgun sequence, one region includes:
- the FABP5 gene encoding fatty acid-binding protein 5: MATVQQLVGRWRLVESKGFDEYMKEVGVGMALRKVGAMAKPDCIITSDGKNLSIKTESTLKTTQFSCKLGEKFEETTADGRKTQTVCNFTDGALVQHQEWDGKESTITRKLEDGKLVVVCVMNNVTCTRVYEKVE, encoded by the exons ATGGCCACCGTTCAGCAGCTGGTAGGAAGATGGCGCTTAGTGGAGAGCAAAGGATTTGACGAATACATGAAGGAAGTAG GAGTGGGGATGGCTCTGCGAAAAGTGGGTGCGATGGCCAAACCAGACTGTATCATCACTTCTGATGGCAAAAACCTCAGCATAAAGACTGAGAGCACTTTGAAAACAACACAGTTTTCCTGTAAACTGGGAGAGAAGTTTGAAGAGACCACAGCTGATGGCAGAAAGACTCAg ACTGTCTGCAACTTTACAGATGGCGCATTGGTTCAACATCAGGAATGGGATGGAAAGGAAAGCACAATAACAAGAAAACTGGAAGATGGGAAATTAGTGGTG GTATGCGTCATGAACAACGTTACCTGTACTCGGGTCTATGAAAAAGTAGAGTAA